A DNA window from Arachis hypogaea cultivar Tifrunner chromosome 18, arahy.Tifrunner.gnm2.J5K5, whole genome shotgun sequence contains the following coding sequences:
- the LOC112770530 gene encoding F-box/kelch-repeat protein At3g23880-like, which produces MRIAERKASRRLEMVSCPTARTRLLTDLPEETIIEILLRLPARTLASLRSVCTSWRNLISAPDFTCNHLRRSCLIAPSLTTPRIAYCTGAYRNGLRCSRIGLLSVRSILDDPSEPTKNDCFTEQHYYGIIGSCNGLLCLADGDAFKYMHAILWNPCTGFTFESPEISGEVRFSGFGYDHLSDSYKIYAVTKKQGPSGFEFSTRIYTFGPTSTWRKIDDTPVALFGFPSDNSSRAVKKEGEFFGSSRLCTLNWCVNHVVIYFDLAKETYGHFPLPPRSEIGFPKWCTHLCVLRNCLSVCYLDGRTLEWIVWQMKEYGDAQSWTKLAVIPVPEKITYPGRYFQPLYISESDVLLVFCPSFGIVLCNLNDGSIDFSEIYGSGVRNKPVFSACVKYRITCIYHESLVSPNGLQSNSSKMLMHFIKSKPKPVDS; this is translated from the coding sequence ATGCGGATTGCGGAGAGGAAAGCATCGAGACGGCTGGAAATGGTCAGTTGTCCCACGGCAAGAACGCGGCTGTTAACAGACCTTCCGGAAGAGACAATAATCGAAATCTTGCTGAGGCTTCCGGCAAGGACGCTTGCTTCCCTAAGGAGCGTGTGCACTTCATGGAGAAACCTAATCTCCGCCCCCGACTTCACCTGCAACCACCTTCGTCGTTCATGCTTAATTGCTCCAAGTTTGACTACGCCACGAATTGCTTATTGCACTGGGGCCTACAGAAATGGCCTTAGATGCAGCAGAATCGGACTTCTCTCCGTACGCTCAATCTTGGATGATCCTTCCGAGCCTACTAAAAACGATTGCTTCACGGAACAACACTACTACGGAATCATTGGTTCTTGCAATGGATTGTTATGCTTGGCTGATGGAGATGCCTTCAAATACATGCATGCCATCTTGTGGAACCCCTGTACCGGATTCACATTCGAATCTCCGGAAATCAGCGGCGAAGTCCGCTTTTCTGGCTTTGGTTACGATCATCTCAGTGACAGTTACAAAATTTATGCAGTTACAAAGAAGCAAGGGCCATCTGGTTTTGAGTTTAGTACCAGAATTTATACATTTGGGCCAACTTCGACATGGAGAAAAATTGATGATACCCCAGTAGCCCTATTTGGTTTCCCAAGTGACAACTCTAGTCGGGCTGTTAAAAAGGAAGGGGAATTTTTTGGTAGTAGCAGATTATGCACTCTTAATTGGTGTGTTAATCATGTGGTTATTTATTTTGACTTGGCTAAAGAGACTTATGGTCATTTTCCTCTGCCTCCTCGTAGTGAAATAGGTTTTCCAAAGTGGTGCACTCACTTATGTGTCTTGAGAAACTGCCTTTCTGTTTGTTACCTGGATGGGAGAACACTCGAGTGGATTGTGTGGCAAATGAAAGAATACGGAGATGCTCAATCTTGGACTAAATTGGCAGTAATTCCGGTCCCTGAAAAAATCACTTATCCAGGTCGTTATTTTCAACCTCTTTACATCTCGGAAAGTGATGTTCTTTTGGTATTTTGTCCATCTTTCGGCATTGTTTTGTGTAACTTAAATGATGGGAGCATAGATTTTTCTGAGATTTACGGCTCCGGCGTGAGGAACAAACCTGTTTTTTCTGCATGTGTCAAGTATAGGATAACTTGTATCTACCATGAAAGCTTAGTTTCACCAAATGGTCTTCAAAGCAACTCATCCAAAATGCTGATGCACTTCATCAAATCCAAACCCAAGCCTGTTGACTCTTAA